In one window of Paraflavitalea soli DNA:
- a CDS encoding DUF6377 domain-containing protein: MAALNRAIEMSAEYDQAKVQAIQQLKQLAGRIPAADLSARFTVYQQLYEEYKIFNYDSAYNYARKLQQTATDLADPLRSDLARIKLSFILLSSGMFKEAYDSLQNIRLAGFPDSLKADYYSLMARYYYDLGDYDNDQYHTPGYNRKATEYTDSALQLFPPQSFAYNYYNGLKNIRNGKREEASHYFQILMNDTGLSHHELALTASTLSDNYIQSGKIDTAIHLLILAAIADIKSSTKETAAIFNLSAILFKQGDLKSASTYIEKALNDAFSYGARQRKIQVSAILPLIEAEKVSRVENEKRTVITYAAIVTLLLMALVALIIVIFRQLRKLKIAQQIITEANSKQQEINNKLSEANKFKDEYIGYFFNGNSEFYAKMEKFKKNLEVKVNDRKLEEIRMLANTINIKKEKEELLGNFDRIFLKLFPHFIEEFNTLFAREDQIQLKENELLNTDLRIFALIRMGIHDSENIARILEYSVNTINTYKTKIKNKSIIPNEEFEQRIMGIKSI, translated from the coding sequence ATGGCAGCGCTTAACCGTGCCATTGAAATGTCTGCAGAGTATGATCAGGCTAAGGTGCAGGCCATTCAACAATTAAAGCAGTTGGCCGGCAGAATACCTGCTGCTGACCTTTCCGCCAGGTTTACTGTATACCAGCAGTTGTATGAGGAATACAAGATATTCAACTATGATTCCGCCTATAACTATGCCCGGAAACTGCAGCAAACGGCAACAGACCTGGCCGATCCCCTGCGGAGCGACCTGGCGCGTATCAAATTAAGTTTTATCCTGCTTTCTTCAGGCATGTTCAAAGAGGCCTACGACTCTTTGCAGAACATTCGCCTGGCCGGATTTCCCGATAGCCTCAAAGCCGATTATTATTCCCTGATGGCCCGCTATTATTATGACCTGGGCGATTATGACAATGACCAGTACCATACACCCGGTTACAACAGGAAGGCAACTGAATACACCGATTCGGCGCTTCAGTTATTTCCGCCCCAGTCATTTGCCTACAATTATTACAACGGCCTCAAAAATATCCGGAATGGCAAAAGAGAGGAGGCCAGCCATTATTTCCAGATCCTCATGAACGATACCGGCTTATCGCACCACGAGTTGGCCCTTACCGCCTCTACCCTGAGCGATAATTATATTCAAAGCGGTAAAATTGATACCGCCATCCATTTGTTAATACTTGCTGCCATTGCCGATATTAAATCTTCTACCAAGGAAACCGCTGCTATCTTCAACCTGTCTGCCATACTGTTTAAGCAGGGCGACCTGAAAAGCGCTTCCACCTACATTGAAAAAGCCCTGAACGATGCTTTTTCTTATGGCGCCCGGCAGCGGAAGATTCAGGTAAGCGCCATCCTGCCATTAATTGAAGCCGAAAAAGTAAGCCGGGTGGAGAATGAAAAGCGTACCGTCATCACCTACGCTGCCATTGTTACCCTCCTGCTGATGGCACTGGTAGCCCTGATTATTGTCATATTCCGGCAACTCCGTAAACTCAAGATCGCCCAGCAGATCATTACCGAAGCCAATAGCAAACAGCAGGAGATCAATAACAAGCTGTCGGAAGCCAATAAATTCAAGGACGAATACATAGGATATTTTTTCAATGGCAACTCCGAGTTCTATGCCAAAATGGAGAAATTCAAGAAGAACCTGGAGGTGAAAGTAAATGACCGCAAGCTGGAAGAGATCCGCATGCTGGCCAATACCATCAATATTAAGAAAGAAAAAGAGGAGCTCCTTGGCAACTTTGACCGCATCTTCCTCAAACTCTTCCCGCACTTTATTGAAGAATTTAATACTTTGTTTGCCCGGGAAGACCAGATCCAATTGAAAGAAAATGAACTACTGAATACCGATCTCCGCATTTTTGCCCTCATCCGCATGGGTATCCACGACAGTGAAAATATTGCCCGGATACTCGAATACTCAGTCAATACCATCAACACCTACAAGACCAAGATCAAGAACAAGTCCATCATTCCCAACGAAGAGTTTGAGCAGCGGATCATGGGAATCAAGAGCATTTAG